One Streptomyces sp. NBC_00223 genomic window carries:
- the thpR gene encoding RNA 2',3'-cyclic phosphodiesterase — MRLFVAVLPPAAATAELAAALGPVRALPGGRELRWTAPESWHLTLAFLGEVPDDVRPELDERLGRAARRHGPYPLRLSGGGRFGDRALWAGAEGDLSGLAGLADSVRAAARRAGAVPAEGNFRAHLTLARTARRAPVPLRPLADALADFRGSPWTADTLHLVRSSPPRSGVPGEQPRYDTVVSWPLAGGGSSRGSAPRLRRGYPQRP; from the coding sequence ATGAGACTCTTCGTCGCGGTCCTGCCGCCCGCCGCCGCGACCGCGGAACTGGCCGCGGCGCTCGGTCCCGTACGCGCCCTGCCCGGCGGCCGGGAGCTGCGCTGGACCGCTCCCGAGAGCTGGCACCTCACCCTGGCGTTCCTCGGCGAGGTGCCCGACGACGTACGGCCGGAGCTGGACGAACGGCTCGGCCGGGCGGCCCGCCGACACGGCCCGTACCCGCTGCGGCTGTCCGGCGGCGGGCGGTTCGGGGACCGCGCGCTGTGGGCGGGCGCCGAGGGCGACCTGAGCGGTCTGGCCGGGCTCGCCGACTCCGTACGGGCGGCCGCGCGGCGGGCCGGGGCCGTGCCCGCCGAGGGGAACTTCCGGGCCCACCTCACGCTGGCCCGTACCGCGAGGCGCGCCCCGGTGCCGTTGCGGCCCCTCGCCGACGCGCTGGCGGACTTCCGCGGCTCGCCCTGGACCGCGGACACCCTCCACCTGGTCCGCAGCTCACCGCCGCGCTCCGGGGTGCCCGGCGAGCAGCCGCGCTACGACACGGTGGTGTCCTGGCCGCTGGCCGGTGGGGGGTCCTCGCGCGGTTCCGCCCCCAGGCTTCGCCGGGGGTACCCCCAGCGCCCCTGA